The proteins below come from a single Salvelinus fontinalis isolate EN_2023a chromosome 1, ASM2944872v1, whole genome shotgun sequence genomic window:
- the LOC129858307 gene encoding D(1C) dopamine receptor-like has product MENYTGNETQVLSESYATEAETGGNGVRTLIGCILFVLIVLTLLGNTLVCAAVVKFRHLRSKVTNFFVISLAVSDLFVAVLVMPWEAISEVTGTWLFGRFCGIWIAFDIMCSTASILNLCIISVDRYWAIASPFRYERKMTHRVAFIMIGVAWTLSILISFIPVQLNWHVAEEETSAGNVSNHSENCIANLNKTYAIFTSLISFYIPVVIMVATYTRIFRIAQTQIRRISSLERAVEQAQNNQHPNVCAHENALKTAFKKETKVLKTLSIIMGVFVFCWLPFFVLNCMVPFYDPPCVSDTTFTIFVWFGWANSSLNPVIYAFNADFRKAFTTILGCNKMCSSNTLEAVNFSNELVSYHHDTTLQKDAQVLMATHHPNAIPNLGEDTTPLFDKASLISIASRNHKNMFLPANVQFQCDGEM; this is encoded by the coding sequence ATGGAAAACTATACTGGAAATGAAACGCAAGTTCTGTCGGAATCTTACGCCACAGAAGCCGAGACCGGCGGGAATGGTGTGCGGACGCTAATTGGATGCATTTTGTTTGTCCTCATTGTGTTGACACTGCTGGGGAACACGCTCGTGTGCGCCGCAGTCGTTAAATTCAGGCACCTCCGGTCCAAGGTAACCAACTTCTTCGTGATTTCTCTGGCGGTGTCTGACCTCTTCGTTGCTGTCCTCGTGATGCCATGGGAGGCAATATCTGAGGTGACTGGCACCTGGCTGTTTGGTAGATTTTGTGGCATATGGATAGCTTTTGACATAATGTGCTCGACGGCATCAATTCTTAATCTGTGTATCATAAGCGTGGACAGATACTGGGCTATAGCAAGTCCTTTTAGATATGAACGGAAAATGACCCACAGAGTTGCATTTATCATGATTGGAGTGGCGTGGACGCTGTCAATTCTCATATCCTTCATACCTGTCCAACTGAACTGGCACGTGGCCGAGGAGGAGACATCAGCGGGAAACGTTAGCAACCACTCTGAGAACTGCATCGCAAACTTGAACAAGACCTATGCTATTTTCACATCACTGATCAGTTTCTACATCCCAGTTGTCATCATGGTTGCCACCTACACGAGGATTTTCCGTATTGCGCAAACACAGATACGGAGGATATCCTCATTGGAGAGAGCTGTGGAACAAGCGCAAAATAACCAACACCCAAACGTTTGCGCACACGAAAACGCATTGAAAACTGCTTTTAAAAAGGAAACAAAAGTCTTAAAGACCCTCTCCATTATCATGGGAGTTTTTGTTTTTTGCTGGCTGCCTTTTTTTGTCCTAAACTGCATGGTACCTTTCTATGACCCTCCGTGTGTAAGCGACACCACGTTTACAATTTTCGTTTGGTTTGGTTGGGCCAACTCTTCGTTAAACCCTGTCATTTACGCATTTAACGCGGATTTCAGAAAAGCCTTTACAACTATTCTAGGCTGCAATAAAATGTGTTCAAGCAATACATTGGAGGCTGTTAATTTCAGCAATGAATTGGTGTCCTATCACCACGACACAACGCTCCAAAAAGACGCACAAGTCTTAATGGCTACACACCATCCAAACGCAATCCCCAACTTGGGAGAGGACACAACCCCACTGTTCGACAAAGCTTCTCTTATCTCAATCGCATCCCGCAATCACAAGAACATGTTTCTGCCAGCCAATGTCCAATTCCAGTGTGATGGGGAAATGTGA